Part of the Chitinophagaceae bacterium genome is shown below.
TTGGGGCTATATCTGCAGTCATTGCAACAAAAGGACTTTCTATTTTTTTATTCTATGGAAAATACCTCTTGTTCTTTCTTTTTGGAATAACGACCCTTTGGGCAGTATTAATGCTCATTGGATTTATTATTTTAAAAGGAAGGGTTTTTGATCTCTTGAAAGCAATAGCATCTCCTCTCATAATAGCATTTAGCACCACCAGTAGTGAGGCAGTGTTCCCAAAACTTACCGAAGTTTTAGAAAAATTTGGCTGTAAAGATAAAATAGTTGCTTTCATTTTGCCTCTTGGATATTCTTTTAATTTAGATGGGAGTATGATGTATATGACCTTTGCAAGCATAGCCATCGCACAAGCATACAATATCCATTTAGATTTAGGAACACAATTTACTATGCTCATAGTGTTAATGCTCACCAGCAAAGGAATAGCTGGGGTACCAAGAGCTTCTTTAGTAGTAGTGACAGCTACCTGTGCTATGTTTCAAATACCTCCCGAAGGGATTGCCCTTATCTTACCTATAGATCATTTTTGTGATATGTTTCGATCTGCTACCAATGTGTGGGGAAATAGTATTGCTACTACGGTAGTAAGTAAATGGGAAAAAAGTTTATCCCCCACAGAAAAAACATAACATATCAAAAAATATATAATCATACTCAGCCTCATTACCCCTTCTTGTTTTTTACTCAAAACATGGTATGGAATATAAATAGATATTCAGGATAACTATGAAAAGTTTAATTGGGTCATGTGCTAAACCATCCACCATTATATTTTAGACATGGTATCCCTATCAGAGATAGATACCCCTATTTTATGCTTATATTTGCTGAACTAAAAATATTATTGCAAAATCAAATATCTATTTGTAAATTATTATGAGACGAAAAAGAAATAAAAACGAGTAGTTGGAGAGTATTTTTATTTTTTTTATATAGTTTTGCTTGTTTATAATATTTGTTGTGATTATATTTTTTATTTGTAATATAGTATTTCTTAATTTCTTTTTTCCTAAGGTAACTACTCAGCTACTCTATTTGCTTGATAATCAATGATTTATAATATTCAAAATAGATACTCCCCATCTTATTTTTTCAAAAAAAAAATTGATTTGAAAATTACTCTCATAAAACAATCATTTTATGAGAATAATTATAATAAAATAAGTTTTTTATTATTCATAATTAAAAAATCAATACTCATTTTTGTTATTCTAAGATGCTCTGTAGCTCATTTTTATGAAAGAATGACGTTTCTTCATGTATATCTTATAGTACTCTGTTTTTTTTTCTTTTGTTTATAAAAACAAAAGAGAGCATACCTGCATATATGAATATTCCTAAAATACTAAAAGGGATTCCCATTTGAACCATCTTATTAGTATATTTGAGTTCTAATTGGTATTTTCCTGCTTTTGGTAAGTATATACCTGTCATTCCGTTGCTGAGAATATATTTTTTATATTGATTCCCATTTGTATCTTGTATATCCCATCCGTTTTCATAAGGAATGGAGAAATACATCATTCTTGCTCCATTTACATTTACATTTCCTGTTATAAAAGTATGTGAAAAAGAGGTAATTTGGAACGCTTCCTGGTATAGTTTTTCTGTAAGCTGCTTATAAATATTCAAATCCAATCCCTGTGTTATTTCTGATATGGAAAGTTGGGAGATGGTTGATAATTCTGATACATCGGCATCTAAAACAACAGCCGTCATGAGACTTATGTAATCTTTTTCATCGTTACTCATGGGTTCAAAACGAGTAAGAGGAAAAATTTTATCGTAGCAATACCCCAAAGGAAGTGCAAATTTATGTTTCCAAACGGTTACATCTCCAAGTGTAGTTAAGGAATCATGGGTAACCCTCCAAAGAGGAAAATTTACCTGCTTGGTTAAAAGGTATTTTACACTATTCATTCCTTCTAAAAGAACTCTGTAATTAAGACCTGGTGCCCATCGGGTTTCTACCTCACTGTTTTTATTAATAATCCCGTAGAGTTTTTGATAATTAACGTAATATTTGGAATTAAACGAATTATAGCTGCTTGTTCCAAAATATTCTTGAGCCATTCCATCGTTCAAACTTCCATGTATAGCGAGAGTAGAATAATAATTTTTATCTACTCTATAAAAAAGCGAATTATCTATCTTTTTTATATACGCAATTGCTTCATTAGAATAATCATTATATCCTATTTTTTTATGCAGGTCATCGGTAGAAACCAAATCTCTTCTGTTTACAGAAATGAAAGAAAAATAAGATAACTCTATCACACAAAAAAAGAAGAATGTAAAGAGAGAAAACGAAATTTTTTTAGAAATCAATACCAATAGAAAGGTATATATACATAGAAGTATAGTAACAGAGAGGGTTAATGAAGAATCCATCGTATTTTTTCGGGGAAAATAGGGGTAATAAAGAAGTATGATCAGTACCGATAAAGTTCCTATAAGCAATGGTATATGGAGCGTTCCATTTTTTATCATCTTTTCTAAAGCAAATATAGCATAGAGAGTAAATACTAATCCTATGTAAAATGATACGCTTCTGTAATAATCACCCGTAAAGAACCAGAAAGCATATCGGAAGTAAGGAAAAATTATAATAAGTATCCAAATTCCTAAAAATACTCCAAATACTATTTTTTGTGTGGTATTTTTGTTAACAAAAACCTGTGGAATGAGAAGCAAAGAGGCTATTCCGCAATAAAATTGCGGGGCTTCTAATATATTTTGCCATCCTCTAAACAAACTTCCACTTCCCAATATATCTGATGCAAACATACGGGTCATAGCCGTTCCAAATTGCAAAGAATCTGATAGTTTGAATATGGGCTGTGTCATCAAAAGAGAAGCAAGAGAATTTTCTCCACTCCCTCTTGGACTTTCTAACATCGTTCTTATATGTTCAAATAAAAAAGGTGATGCTATTACTAAGCCAATAGATGCAACACCTGCTGTTTTTAAGAGAATAAAAGCATATTTTTTGAAAATAAAAGTGTTTTCTGTCTGAAAAAATCTCCAAGTAATATACAGGAATAGAAAAAGAGAGAGAACCAATAGGTTAAAGGGTCTTTGCATAGATACATATAGAATGGGTATCGGCAGAAGCCAATAGATATTTTTTTGGTATAGTTTTTCAAAGCCTAACAAAGTCAAAGCCATGAGTGTAACTTCTGTGGTAAATACTATCCATGCACCCGATACTATATTAAATCCGCTAAAAGCATACAGCAAACCGCCTATTATACAAGAGGCATCTGATAGATCCATAGTTTTAAGATATTTATAAAATACTATACCGGAAATGATAATCTCTATAAAAACTATATATCCTATAAGATAAGGAAGATTTTCTTTATGCATGAAATAAGAAAGGTATTCCATTGGATCAGTAAATGTGAAGGAAAATATATTTTGCCCCATACCT
Proteins encoded:
- a CDS encoding cation:dicarboxylase symporter family transporter, encoding MKIKSTSQSLTLQIIYAMLVGIMVGYGVYELSENNFKNDFAQNIKILTVIFLRLVQMIIAPLVFTTLVVGIAKLGDLKTVGRVGSKALFWFLSASLVSLCIGMLLVNVFQPGAGIGLDNADIESAKDLINKTQEFSFQKFIEHVFPKSMIEAMAHNEILQIVVFSIFFGIGTASLGAKGKPVIQLFDSISHVILVMVGYVMKFAPIGVFGAISAVIATKGLSIFLFYGKYLLFFLFGITTLWAVLMLIGFIILKGRVFDLLKAIASPLIIAFSTTSSEAVFPKLTEVLEKFGCKDKIVAFILPLGYSFNLDGSMMYMTFASIAIAQAYNIHLDLGTQFTMLIVLMLTSKGIAGVPRASLVVVTATCAMFQIPPEGIALILPIDHFCDMFRSATNVWGNSIATTVVSKWEKSLSPTEKT
- a CDS encoding YfhO family protein translates to MLKKNSNKKKNNASNTSVQNVKTQNIKKEFFDVSFLSALGNKKLLISMGIFLGMVLFIFYDFLFFKKTYLFKDIGSDIINQIFPYLIELHNYLIEYGIPSWSFASGMGQNIFSFTFTDPMEYLSYFMHKENLPYLIGYIVFIEIIISGIVFYKYLKTMDLSDASCIIGGLLYAFSGFNIVSGAWIVFTTEVTLMALTLLGFEKLYQKNIYWLLPIPILYVSMQRPFNLLVLSLFLFLYITWRFFQTENTFIFKKYAFILLKTAGVASIGLVIASPFLFEHIRTMLESPRGSGENSLASLLMTQPIFKLSDSLQFGTAMTRMFASDILGSGSLFRGWQNILEAPQFYCGIASLLLIPQVFVNKNTTQKIVFGVFLGIWILIIIFPYFRYAFWFFTGDYYRSVSFYIGLVFTLYAIFALEKMIKNGTLHIPLLIGTLSVLIILLYYPYFPRKNTMDSSLTLSVTILLCIYTFLLVLISKKISFSLFTFFFFCVIELSYFSFISVNRRDLVSTDDLHKKIGYNDYSNEAIAYIKKIDNSLFYRVDKNYYSTLAIHGSLNDGMAQEYFGTSSYNSFNSKYYVNYQKLYGIINKNSEVETRWAPGLNYRVLLEGMNSVKYLLTKQVNFPLWRVTHDSLTTLGDVTVWKHKFALPLGYCYDKIFPLTRFEPMSNDEKDYISLMTAVVLDADVSELSTISQLSISEITQGLDLNIYKQLTEKLYQEAFQITSFSHTFITGNVNVNGARMMYFSIPYENGWDIQDTNGNQYKKYILSNGMTGIYLPKAGKYQLELKYTNKMVQMGIPFSILGIFIYAGMLSFVFINKRKKNRVL